One Sodalinema gerasimenkoae IPPAS B-353 DNA segment encodes these proteins:
- a CDS encoding glycosyltransferase family 2 protein: MSLDISELLTYTKSKPYPAISVIIPAYNAQSTITETLESVFAQTFTDFEIIVIDDGSTDDTVAVVKQLQDDRLKVFCYPNAGQGESRNRGACHATGEFFAFLDSDDLWRVDKLEAQYQAIINWTPPAEAEAVYQTRQPAVSYSWVDWVDISGKFIQRGCDYTTNGYVYPQLLLSDFIAGGSNAMIWRGAFYQLRGFNPEFPPAEDRDMWLRLAERFHFVAVEKPLLRYRQVPTSQSANVTRMERSQLRVLEAAFERAPTCPPFIERPELLTPYRQQTYANSYKYLTFKALDGNIDRQQGHLAIKLFKTVLDNEPELWQERRFVFKLWLRILATAFLPSAWTQKLLQRFPTFPTLHSQLLSYTKMGVAAEESGA, encoded by the coding sequence TTGTCGTTAGACATCAGCGAGTTACTCACCTATACGAAATCTAAGCCCTATCCCGCAATTTCTGTCATTATTCCCGCCTATAATGCCCAATCAACCATCACCGAAACCCTAGAATCCGTCTTTGCCCAAACCTTTACAGATTTTGAGATCATTGTCATTGATGATGGCTCAACCGATGACACAGTCGCCGTTGTGAAGCAGCTCCAGGATGACCGTTTGAAGGTATTTTGCTATCCCAATGCCGGTCAAGGTGAAAGTCGTAATCGCGGAGCCTGTCATGCAACGGGTGAGTTTTTTGCCTTTCTTGACTCTGATGATCTCTGGAGAGTGGATAAACTCGAAGCTCAATATCAAGCGATTATCAATTGGACTCCCCCAGCCGAAGCAGAAGCGGTCTATCAAACCCGTCAACCGGCGGTGTCTTATAGTTGGGTGGATTGGGTGGATATCTCCGGTAAATTTATTCAACGAGGCTGTGACTATACTACCAATGGCTATGTGTATCCCCAACTGTTATTAAGTGACTTCATTGCGGGAGGATCAAATGCTATGATTTGGCGCGGGGCCTTCTATCAATTGCGTGGTTTTAACCCCGAGTTTCCACCGGCTGAAGATCGAGATATGTGGTTACGATTGGCAGAGAGATTTCATTTCGTCGCCGTTGAGAAACCCCTATTACGCTATCGCCAGGTTCCCACCTCGCAATCTGCTAATGTTACTCGCATGGAGCGATCGCAGTTACGAGTCTTAGAAGCGGCCTTTGAGCGGGCCCCAACCTGTCCCCCTTTCATTGAGCGGCCGGAACTCCTAACTCCCTACCGGCAACAAACCTATGCCAATTCTTATAAATACTTAACCTTTAAAGCCTTAGACGGCAACATTGACCGCCAGCAGGGCCACTTAGCCATCAAGCTGTTTAAAACCGTACTCGATAATGAACCCGAACTTTGGCAGGAGCGTCGATTTGTGTTTAAACTTTGGCTACGGATTCTTGCCACTGCTTTCTTACCATCGGCTTGGACTCAAAAGCTCCTTCAACGTTTCCCAACGTTTCCAACCCTTCACAGCCAGTTGTTAAGCTATACCAAGATGGGGGTCGCCGCTGAAGAGTCAGGAGCTTAG
- a CDS encoding glycosyltransferase has protein sequence MSLVSVICSQYPVNLADPKTRSSLESVLNSRYENLELMVWLPQSQSPPSDWEDARVRWLVPQDSLSGSAAALNEALRQSQGDFIAWIEPGDIWSPDKFVSVICSQYPVNLTDPKTRSSLESVLNSRYENLELIAWLPQSQSPPPDWDDTRVRWLVPQDSLSGAAAALNEALRQSQGDFIAWIEPGDIWSPDKLSQQVAALESAATSETAIAYSPIAGSKIPPHSLLHLNSSLHDHLRLHNIWETLSNPLVRSEAITAIGGFDESLPLLGGWDLWLRLTQQTMAIALPTPLVTLKPVNPLSWEESSEWEAGSQRLLERFLREDDRPDFQYKARHNLQKYQLAQGLQTPISPELRAALQLRLHHLWDEDLSCRHQGQLFLDTYQYLIHPDRTSETNSLGDRWLQQLQLTPHPIISVIIPVFNGEATLGETIDSVLNQTFSDFELLIIDDGSSDHTPEISQSFRDYRLHYQRYENAGPATSRNRGAAIARGHYLSFIDADDRWTPDKLEQQWQALETYPDAAVAYSWTNYIDEAGDLIRNLPRCCRRL, from the coding sequence ATGTCCCTTGTTTCCGTTATCTGTAGCCAGTATCCCGTTAATCTTGCAGATCCCAAAACTCGTTCTAGCCTAGAGTCGGTTCTCAACAGTCGCTACGAGAATCTGGAGTTGATGGTTTGGCTTCCGCAATCTCAGTCGCCTCCCTCGGACTGGGAGGATGCTCGGGTACGCTGGCTTGTCCCCCAGGACTCCCTCTCTGGATCCGCCGCCGCCTTAAATGAAGCACTTCGCCAGAGTCAAGGGGACTTCATCGCTTGGATTGAACCGGGGGATATCTGGAGTCCCGACAAATTTGTTTCCGTTATCTGTAGCCAATATCCCGTTAATCTTACAGATCCCAAAACTCGTTCTAGCCTAGAGTCGGTTCTCAACAGTCGCTACGAGAATCTGGAGTTGATCGCTTGGCTTCCGCAATCCCAGTCGCCTCCCCCGGACTGGGATGATACTCGGGTACGCTGGCTTGTCCCCCAGGACTCCCTATCGGGAGCCGCCGCCGCCTTAAATGAGGCACTTCGCCAGAGTCAAGGGGACTTCATCGCTTGGATTGAACCGGGGGATATCTGGAGTCCCGACAAACTCAGCCAACAAGTCGCGGCCTTAGAGTCCGCCGCCACCTCAGAGACGGCGATCGCCTATAGTCCTATCGCCGGTTCCAAGATTCCCCCTCACTCCCTTCTCCACCTCAACTCATCCTTGCATGACCATCTGCGTCTGCATAACATCTGGGAAACTCTATCAAATCCCCTGGTTCGATCTGAGGCTATCACCGCCATTGGAGGATTTGATGAATCCCTACCACTGCTGGGAGGTTGGGATTTGTGGCTTCGCCTGACTCAACAGACAATGGCGATCGCCCTCCCCACCCCCCTGGTGACCCTAAAACCGGTAAATCCCCTCTCCTGGGAGGAGTCGTCTGAATGGGAAGCCGGTTCACAGAGGCTTCTGGAGCGATTCTTGCGAGAGGACGATCGCCCCGATTTCCAATACAAAGCTCGTCACAACCTGCAAAAATATCAACTGGCCCAAGGCTTACAGACTCCCATCAGCCCCGAGTTGCGGGCGGCCCTGCAACTGCGATTACATCACCTCTGGGATGAGGATCTCAGTTGTCGCCATCAAGGACAACTGTTTCTGGATACCTATCAATACCTCATTCACCCAGATCGTACCTCCGAGACGAACTCCCTGGGCGATCGCTGGTTGCAACAGCTACAACTGACTCCTCATCCTATTATTTCCGTGATTATCCCGGTATTCAATGGCGAGGCTACCCTAGGGGAGACCATTGACTCGGTGTTAAACCAAACCTTTAGCGATTTTGAACTGCTCATCATCGACGATGGATCGAGCGATCACACCCCCGAGATTAGCCAATCCTTCCGGGATTATCGCCTGCACTACCAACGATATGAGAATGCCGGCCCCGCCACCAGTCGTAATCGGGGAGCAGCGATCGCCCGGGGTCACTATCTCTCCTTCATCGATGCTGATGACCGCTGGACCCCTGATAAACTAGAACAGCAATGGCAGGCCCTAGAAACTTACCCCGATGCTGCCGTCGCCTATAGTTGGACCAACTATATTGATGAAGCCGGTGACCTCATTAGAAACTTACCCCGATGCTGCCGTCGCCTATAG
- a CDS encoding DNA adenine methylase, with product MKSSEISTALSSESLSLTPPLKWAGGKRWLVNRLKPYWDKIQPQRLVEPFCGGLAIALGVSPKQALLNDINPHLINFYSWIQRGLTLDIDTQNHSDCYYQHRTRFNDLIEAQQAQTAEAAQLFYYLNRTGFNGLCRFNRRGLFNVPFGRYKTINYKTDFQEYQPVFRRWQFSQGDFASLALKEGDFIYADPPYDVEFRQYSSGGFDWSEQERLASWLGEQSVPVIASNQATERVLALYEHHGFEVTTRPAPRRISCNGDRTPAQEMLAFKGF from the coding sequence ATGAAATCTTCTGAGATATCCACCGCTTTGAGTTCTGAGTCATTGTCGTTAACTCCCCCTCTAAAATGGGCCGGGGGGAAGCGTTGGCTAGTGAACCGCTTGAAGCCGTATTGGGATAAAATACAGCCCCAGCGTTTAGTTGAGCCATTTTGTGGGGGGTTGGCGATCGCCCTAGGGGTTTCCCCAAAACAGGCTCTCCTCAATGATATCAACCCCCATTTAATCAACTTTTATAGCTGGATTCAACGAGGACTCACTCTCGATATTGACACTCAGAATCATTCAGACTGCTACTATCAACATCGAACTCGCTTCAATGATTTAATTGAAGCCCAACAAGCCCAAACTGCTGAAGCTGCACAGTTATTTTATTATTTGAATCGTACCGGATTTAATGGACTCTGTCGCTTCAACCGTCGGGGGCTGTTTAATGTGCCGTTCGGACGATATAAAACGATAAACTATAAAACAGACTTTCAGGAGTACCAACCTGTCTTCCGTCGCTGGCAGTTTAGCCAGGGTGATTTTGCCAGCTTGGCCCTTAAAGAGGGAGATTTTATCTATGCTGACCCTCCCTATGACGTTGAATTTCGGCAATATTCCAGTGGCGGGTTCGACTGGAGTGAGCAAGAACGTCTCGCCAGTTGGTTAGGGGAGCAATCCGTCCCCGTAATTGCCTCAAATCAAGCTACAGAGAGAGTTTTAGCCCTGTATGAGCATCATGGCTTTGAGGTGACCACTCGCCCGGCCCCTCGTCGCATCAGTTGCAATGGCGATCGCACCCCCGCCCAAGAAATGTTAGCGTTCAAAGGGTTTTAA
- the hemH gene encoding ferrochelatase has translation MGRVGVLLLNLGGPDKLEDVRPFLYNLFSDPEIIRLPFSWLQKPLAWMISSLRTQKSQENYQQIGGGSPLRRITEEQARALEATLKQRGHETQVYVGMRYWNPFTEEAIAQLKRDQLEKLVILPLYPQFSISTSGSSFRLLEKLWNEDDQLQQLDYTVIPSWYDRPGYLGAMADLIARELDRLPTPDDAHIFFSAHGVPRSYVEEAGDPYQEEIEKCTEGIMQTLNRPNQHTLAYQSRVGPVEWLQPYTEDAIENLAQQGVKTLVVVPISFVSEHIETLQEIDMEYREIAQEAGIEHFHRVPALNTHPMFIEDLADLVEEATKAPNISFDGVMHPPKKTKFYPQERWEWGLTASAETWNGRLAMLGFLALMAELITGYGPLHFVGLL, from the coding sequence ATGGGTCGCGTTGGCGTTCTTCTGCTGAACTTGGGAGGTCCGGACAAGCTCGAAGATGTCCGACCATTCCTCTACAACCTATTCTCCGATCCCGAAATTATCCGCCTGCCCTTCTCATGGTTGCAGAAGCCTCTCGCATGGATGATTTCAAGCCTGAGAACTCAGAAATCTCAGGAAAACTATCAACAGATCGGGGGTGGGTCTCCCCTGCGGCGAATCACGGAAGAACAGGCCCGCGCCCTAGAAGCGACGCTTAAGCAGCGTGGACATGAGACTCAGGTCTATGTGGGGATGCGCTATTGGAACCCCTTTACCGAGGAGGCGATCGCCCAACTCAAGCGCGACCAACTCGAAAAACTGGTAATTCTCCCCCTCTATCCCCAGTTTTCCATCAGCACCAGCGGCTCTAGCTTCCGCCTCCTAGAAAAACTCTGGAACGAAGACGACCAACTACAACAACTCGATTATACTGTCATCCCCTCCTGGTACGATCGCCCCGGCTATCTCGGAGCCATGGCCGATCTCATCGCCCGCGAACTCGACCGACTTCCCACTCCTGACGACGCTCATATTTTCTTTAGTGCCCATGGCGTTCCCCGCAGCTATGTCGAGGAAGCCGGCGACCCCTACCAAGAAGAAATCGAGAAATGCACCGAGGGAATTATGCAAACCCTCAATCGTCCCAACCAGCATACCCTCGCCTATCAAAGTCGAGTCGGCCCGGTGGAATGGCTGCAACCCTATACCGAGGATGCGATCGAAAACCTGGCCCAACAGGGAGTAAAAACACTCGTTGTCGTCCCTATTAGCTTCGTCTCGGAACATATCGAAACCCTCCAAGAAATCGATATGGAATATCGAGAAATTGCCCAAGAGGCTGGGATTGAGCATTTCCATCGCGTTCCGGCCCTCAACACCCATCCGATGTTTATCGAGGACTTGGCCGATTTAGTCGAAGAAGCCACAAAAGCTCCCAATATCAGTTTCGACGGCGTCATGCACCCCCCCAAAAAGACCAAGTTCTATCCTCAAGAACGTTGGGAATGGGGCCTAACCGCCTCCGCCGAAACCTGGAATGGTCGCCTGGCGATGTTGGGATTTTTGGCCTTGATGGCGGAGTTGATTACTGGCTACGGCCCTCTGCACTTCGTCGGCTTACTTTAA
- the fmdA gene encoding formamidase, giving the protein MPETLFKVDLTKPMNEQELPGHNRWHPDIPAIVSVNPGDVFRIECKDWTDGQIKNNDDPSDIRDVNLNVVHVLSGPIHVNGAEPGDILVVDILDIGALQGDEWGFTGIFARNNGGGFLTDHFPEAAKAIWDLQGIYTQSRHIPGVRFAGITHPGLIGCAPSHELLAEWNRREKALVDKGGPAWKPEIPPLAALPNPENAILGTLPDSEFERVAAEAARTVPPREHGGNCDIKNLSRGSRIYFPVYVEGAKLSMGDIHFSQGDGEISFCGAIEMSGYIDLHVDIIKGGVEKYSMVNPIFKPGPVEPHYSEYLIFEGISVDEFSGEQYYLDAHVSYRRACLNAIEYLKKFGFTGEQAYLLLSCAPVEGRISGIVDIPNACCTLALPTAIFDQDILPH; this is encoded by the coding sequence ATGCCAGAAACCCTCTTTAAAGTCGATTTGACGAAGCCCATGAATGAACAGGAGTTGCCAGGCCATAACCGCTGGCACCCTGACATTCCTGCCATTGTATCCGTGAATCCCGGCGATGTCTTTCGCATCGAATGTAAAGATTGGACTGACGGACAAATTAAAAATAACGATGACCCCAGTGACATTCGTGATGTCAATCTGAATGTTGTTCATGTCCTCAGTGGTCCCATTCACGTCAACGGCGCTGAACCCGGTGATATCCTCGTGGTGGATATCTTAGATATCGGTGCTTTACAAGGCGACGAATGGGGCTTTACCGGCATCTTTGCGCGCAACAATGGTGGAGGCTTTCTAACAGACCATTTCCCCGAAGCTGCTAAAGCCATTTGGGATTTACAGGGAATTTACACCCAATCTCGCCATATTCCTGGGGTTCGTTTCGCTGGAATCACTCACCCAGGGTTAATCGGCTGCGCCCCCTCCCACGAACTCCTCGCCGAATGGAACCGCCGGGAAAAAGCTCTCGTCGATAAAGGGGGCCCAGCCTGGAAGCCCGAAATTCCGCCCCTGGCCGCCCTTCCCAACCCCGAAAACGCCATCCTAGGAACCCTCCCTGACTCTGAGTTTGAGCGAGTTGCAGCGGAAGCGGCCCGAACGGTTCCCCCTCGGGAACATGGGGGAAATTGTGATATCAAAAACCTATCGCGGGGGTCTCGGATTTACTTCCCGGTGTATGTCGAGGGTGCGAAACTTTCCATGGGGGATATTCATTTTTCTCAAGGAGATGGGGAGATTTCCTTCTGTGGCGCCATTGAGATGTCGGGCTATATTGATCTCCATGTGGATATTATCAAGGGAGGGGTTGAAAAGTACAGCATGGTCAACCCAATTTTCAAACCCGGTCCCGTGGAACCTCACTATTCTGAATATCTAATTTTTGAAGGTATTTCAGTGGATGAGTTTTCGGGAGAGCAGTATTATTTAGATGCTCATGTCTCCTATCGCCGGGCTTGTTTAAATGCCATTGAATACCTGAAGAAATTTGGCTTTACTGGGGAACAAGCCTATCTCCTGCTCAGTTGCGCCCCCGTCGAAGGTCGCATTAGTGGCATTGTGGATATTCCCAATGCTTGCTGTACATTAGCCCTGCCCACGGCAATTTTTGACCAAGACATTTTACCCCATTAA
- a CDS encoding FmdB family zinc ribbon protein translates to MPLYEYRCPQCGEFEAWRTIASRDQTPACPDCDGPSARIFAAPMVNLNTGNLGRFTGSSDPKLVTRQREPNAPRYQPSRCDRPWMLGHAKY, encoded by the coding sequence ATGCCTCTTTACGAATATCGATGCCCTCAATGTGGGGAGTTCGAGGCCTGGCGCACCATCGCCAGCCGAGATCAAACCCCAGCTTGTCCTGACTGTGATGGCCCATCGGCGCGAATTTTTGCCGCCCCGATGGTGAATTTAAATACGGGCAACTTGGGTCGCTTTACAGGGAGTTCAGACCCGAAATTGGTGACACGACAGCGGGAACCGAACGCGCCTCGCTATCAACCCTCCCGGTGCGATCGCCCTTGGATGTTAGGCCATGCCAAGTATTAG
- a CDS encoding MAPEG family protein, whose amino-acid sequence MISYPWTALVTVAALILYFVVTLNVGRARFKYKVSPPATSGNPDFERVFRVQQNTVEQIVLFIPALWVFSLFVSQIWGAALGAVWVIGRILFAWGYYQAPEKRAAGFGISSLVTIALLLGSLIGVGLALYQTL is encoded by the coding sequence ATGATTTCATACCCCTGGACAGCCCTCGTAACCGTCGCCGCTCTCATTCTCTATTTTGTGGTTACCCTGAACGTCGGGCGAGCCAGGTTCAAATATAAGGTCTCTCCCCCCGCCACCTCCGGGAATCCTGATTTTGAACGGGTGTTTCGGGTACAGCAAAATACCGTAGAACAGATTGTCTTGTTTATCCCGGCCCTCTGGGTGTTTTCCCTGTTTGTCAGTCAAATCTGGGGCGCGGCCTTAGGTGCGGTGTGGGTCATCGGTCGGATTCTCTTTGCTTGGGGCTACTATCAAGCCCCGGAAAAACGGGCGGCCGGGTTTGGTATCAGTTCCTTAGTGACCATCGCCTTATTACTGGGGTCTTTGATTGGGGTAGGTCTGGCTCTGTATCAAACCCTTTAG
- the trpE gene encoding anthranilate synthase component I has product MIFPDLEQFRKLAKTGNFVPVYQEWVADLDTPVSAWYKVCAGQPYSFLLESVEGGERIGRYSFLGCNPLWVLETHGDETLQCHRDGRVERFEGNPFDIVENCLNPYQPVKLPELPSGIGGLFGFWGYELINWIEPRVSVHPAQEGDLPDGVWMQVDNLLVFDQVKRKIWAIAYADLRDPEVDLEAAYAQACDRVSALVDKLQHPLSSEETMLEWTPPHLNEDQPLATRSNTSQEQFCESVGRAKDYIKAGDIFQVVISQRLSAEFKGDPFSLYRSIRLINPSPYMAYFNFRSWQVIGSSPEVMVKADLLDDGTRLATVRPIAGTRPRGKTALEDAELAAELLADPKEVAEHVMLVDLGRNDLGRVCEQGSVSVDELMVVERYSHVMHIVSNVVGKLAPSKSAWDLLKACFPAGTVSGAPKIRAMEIIAELEPSRRGPYSGVYGYYDFEGQLNTAIAIRTAIVNANDSGGHTVSVQAGAGLVADSDPEKEYQETLNKARGLLVAIRALMG; this is encoded by the coding sequence GTGATCTTTCCTGATTTAGAACAATTTCGTAAACTGGCAAAAACGGGAAATTTTGTCCCGGTGTATCAGGAGTGGGTGGCGGACTTAGATACCCCCGTGTCGGCCTGGTATAAGGTCTGTGCTGGTCAACCCTATAGTTTTTTGCTGGAGTCAGTCGAAGGGGGAGAACGCATTGGCCGCTATAGTTTTTTGGGCTGCAATCCCCTCTGGGTACTCGAAACCCACGGCGATGAAACCCTGCAATGCCATCGCGATGGCCGGGTTGAACGGTTTGAGGGGAATCCCTTTGATATTGTCGAGAATTGTCTAAACCCCTATCAGCCGGTGAAGTTGCCGGAACTTCCCTCGGGAATTGGGGGGTTGTTTGGCTTTTGGGGCTATGAGTTAATTAATTGGATTGAACCTCGGGTCTCGGTGCATCCCGCTCAGGAGGGGGATTTACCTGATGGGGTATGGATGCAGGTGGATAACCTGTTGGTGTTTGATCAGGTCAAACGCAAGATTTGGGCGATCGCCTATGCGGATTTACGAGATCCTGAAGTAGATTTAGAAGCCGCCTACGCCCAAGCCTGCGATCGCGTCTCGGCGTTAGTAGATAAGTTACAGCATCCCCTCAGCAGTGAGGAGACCATGCTGGAATGGACGCCGCCTCATCTGAATGAGGATCAGCCCCTGGCCACTCGCAGCAACACGAGCCAGGAGCAGTTCTGTGAGAGTGTCGGTAGGGCCAAAGACTATATTAAAGCCGGGGATATTTTCCAGGTGGTGATCTCCCAGCGGTTATCGGCGGAGTTTAAGGGCGATCCTTTTTCCCTCTATCGCTCGATTCGCCTGATCAATCCCTCCCCCTATATGGCCTATTTCAACTTTAGGTCTTGGCAGGTGATCGGCTCAAGTCCCGAGGTCATGGTGAAAGCCGATCTCCTCGACGACGGAACCCGCCTGGCTACGGTACGGCCCATCGCCGGAACTCGTCCGCGCGGGAAAACGGCCCTGGAGGATGCGGAACTGGCGGCTGAGTTGTTGGCCGATCCCAAGGAAGTGGCGGAACATGTGATGTTAGTCGATTTGGGCCGTAATGACTTGGGGCGGGTTTGTGAACAAGGGAGCGTTAGCGTCGATGAGTTGATGGTGGTGGAACGCTATTCCCATGTCATGCACATTGTCAGTAATGTGGTGGGGAAACTAGCCCCCTCTAAATCGGCGTGGGATTTGTTAAAAGCCTGTTTCCCCGCCGGAACCGTCAGTGGTGCGCCCAAAATTCGCGCCATGGAGATTATCGCGGAGTTAGAACCCAGTCGCCGAGGTCCCTATTCTGGGGTCTATGGCTATTATGATTTTGAAGGACAGTTGAATACGGCGATCGCCATCCGCACGGCGATCGTAAACGCCAACGACTCCGGTGGACATACAGTCTCCGTCCAGGCCGGTGCAGGATTGGTCGCTGATTCTGACCCGGAGAAGGAGTATCAGGAGACCTTAAACAAAGCACGGGGCTTATTAGTGGCCATTCGCGCTCTCATGGGTTAA
- a CDS encoding photosystem I reaction center subunit II PsaD: MAEELTGKTPIFGGSTGGLLSAAEREEKYAITWSSPKQQVFEMPTGGAAIMHEGDNLLYLARKEQCLALGTQLRTKFKPKLEDFKIYRIFPNGEMEYLHPKDGVFPEKVNEGRPMVNTIDRNIGKNPEPAKLKFSGKQPYTV, from the coding sequence ATGGCAGAAGAACTGACTGGAAAAACTCCGATTTTCGGTGGTAGCACCGGCGGTTTGCTTTCCGCAGCCGAACGTGAAGAAAAGTATGCCATCACCTGGAGCAGCCCCAAACAGCAAGTGTTTGAGATGCCCACCGGTGGTGCCGCTATCATGCACGAAGGTGACAACCTCTTGTACTTGGCCCGTAAGGAACAGTGCTTGGCGCTAGGAACCCAACTGCGGACGAAGTTCAAGCCGAAACTCGAAGATTTTAAAATCTATCGGATTTTCCCCAACGGTGAAATGGAATATCTCCATCCCAAAGATGGCGTGTTCCCCGAGAAAGTGAACGAAGGTCGTCCAATGGTCAACACCATCGATCGCAATATCGGCAAAAACCCCGAACCCGCGAAACTCAAGTTCAGCGGTAAACAGCCCTACACCGTCTAA
- a CDS encoding DICT sensory domain-containing protein translates to MNVKTSVLEDLRQAQPQLRSQTYFKSSLIALSHAMEDQVLAGERSPLVIATFQQERFYRMEANRYARIAQATDQVYVLAAPESDFTNHSGRYETIAFNQNEPLSQEWNLVVLGRNYGTCLVCQERDIPEDESRWLGQTKLEIDTARRFDGIWSFDHDVSRFVAAQLLTRILHYRPELADKVARARRDYGIDDRPPELRVPTTEGLGMNPGPFAERLITYLQAGQYKLLKAYRSIAAQEEQERLVNSITTAIRQSLDPQEILKVAVRELGEALDVCRCLVYRCKETDATATIVHEYAAPGITSLVGETWVLLDNPLFQEAIERQSGVFLEDTNNPLETRMESLAGLLQQPTAREWLGKQAQRWKIGAWLMMPILYRGKLLGILELHHCQGCAHHWADDEVALVNTIAIQMGTGLIQAETYAHLEDLNQQLEALERTRSNLIAITGHELRTPLSTIQICLESLASEPDMPAELQKVMLNTALVDAERLRELVQDFLTLSRFESGRVEWNLEPLSLEECIDLAMSGVKARYSGDSLPELVVDIPSDLPLVQADGEWLVQVLGKLLDNACKFTPSGGAITVRATPMGYRLLKVTVADTGRGIEPARVEDIFERFYQEEGALRRTTGGTGLGLAICRQAIQRWGGQVWAESEGKDRGSRFHFTIPRLEDETTPHTSSTAVEGLSAVPKPRRSR, encoded by the coding sequence ATGAATGTCAAAACGTCCGTTTTGGAGGATTTGCGGCAAGCGCAGCCTCAACTGCGATCGCAAACTTACTTCAAATCGTCCCTTATCGCCCTCTCTCACGCCATGGAGGATCAGGTCTTAGCGGGAGAGAGGTCCCCGCTCGTGATCGCGACCTTCCAACAAGAACGCTTCTATCGTATGGAAGCGAATCGATACGCCCGCATCGCCCAAGCCACCGACCAAGTCTATGTCCTGGCCGCCCCCGAGAGTGATTTCACCAATCATTCCGGGCGCTATGAAACCATCGCCTTTAACCAGAACGAACCCCTAAGCCAGGAATGGAACCTGGTGGTTCTCGGCCGCAACTACGGAACCTGTCTCGTCTGTCAAGAACGAGATATTCCTGAGGATGAGAGTCGCTGGCTGGGGCAAACCAAGCTGGAAATCGACACCGCGCGACGCTTCGACGGCATTTGGAGTTTTGACCATGATGTCAGCCGTTTCGTGGCAGCACAGCTTTTAACGCGAATTCTCCATTATCGTCCTGAACTGGCCGATAAAGTCGCGCGAGCGCGTCGGGACTACGGCATTGATGACCGTCCCCCTGAACTTCGCGTTCCCACAACGGAAGGCTTAGGGATGAACCCCGGCCCCTTTGCCGAGCGACTCATTACCTACCTACAAGCGGGACAATACAAACTTCTCAAAGCCTATCGTTCCATTGCCGCGCAAGAAGAACAAGAGCGACTGGTCAACTCCATCACCACCGCCATTCGCCAATCCCTGGACCCCCAGGAAATCCTAAAAGTGGCCGTGCGAGAATTAGGAGAAGCCTTAGATGTCTGTCGCTGTCTCGTCTACCGCTGCAAAGAAACCGATGCCACAGCCACCATCGTCCATGAATATGCGGCGCCGGGTATCACCTCCCTTGTCGGCGAGACCTGGGTTTTACTAGATAATCCCTTATTTCAAGAAGCCATTGAACGGCAATCGGGAGTGTTTCTAGAAGACACGAATAACCCCCTCGAAACCCGCATGGAGAGTCTCGCGGGGCTACTCCAACAGCCAACGGCCCGAGAGTGGTTAGGGAAACAAGCTCAACGTTGGAAAATAGGCGCTTGGCTGATGATGCCGATTCTCTATCGGGGCAAACTCCTGGGAATTTTGGAGTTGCACCACTGTCAGGGATGCGCCCACCATTGGGCAGACGATGAGGTGGCTCTCGTCAATACCATCGCCATTCAGATGGGAACCGGCTTAATTCAAGCCGAAACCTACGCCCACCTCGAAGATCTCAACCAACAACTCGAAGCCCTAGAACGGACGCGCAGTAATCTCATTGCCATCACCGGCCATGAGTTACGCACCCCCCTGTCTACGATTCAGATTTGTTTAGAAAGTCTGGCCAGCGAACCGGATATGCCCGCCGAGTTACAGAAGGTGATGCTCAACACCGCCCTCGTCGACGCCGAACGACTCCGGGAACTGGTGCAAGACTTTCTCACCCTCTCTCGCTTTGAAAGTGGACGGGTGGAATGGAATTTAGAACCCCTTTCGTTAGAGGAATGTATTGATTTAGCCATGAGTGGGGTGAAGGCCCGTTACTCTGGGGACTCACTCCCGGAGTTGGTTGTGGATATTCCCTCAGATTTACCCTTAGTTCAGGCGGACGGCGAATGGCTCGTGCAAGTCCTGGGCAAACTTCTCGATAATGCCTGCAAGTTTACCCCGAGTGGCGGCGCGATTACCGTCCGGGCCACTCCCATGGGCTATCGCTTGCTGAAAGTGACCGTAGCCGACACCGGACGAGGGATTGAACCGGCGCGAGTGGAGGATATTTTCGAGCGGTTTTATCAGGAGGAAGGGGCCCTACGGCGGACTACTGGGGGAACCGGTTTAGGTTTAGCCATCTGTCGTCAAGCGATTCAACGCTGGGGCGGACAAGTCTGGGCGGAATCAGAAGGCAAAGATCGCGGCAGCCGCTTCCATTTCACGATTCCCCGCCTAGAGGACGAAACCACCCCACACACCTCATCCACCGCCGTTGAAGGTCTCTCAGCCGTCCCCAAACCCCGGCGATCGCGTTAA